The Oxalobacteraceae bacterium OTU3CINTB1 genome includes a window with the following:
- a CDS encoding TetR/AcrR family transcriptional regulator gives MMIVMQKEKSTKAAAKAKAPQLRATQARKEVTHERIVDVAARAIRRSGYDGTGVADIMKEAGLTHGGFYAHFASREALLAEAADRARAEALGWTAQVFEAAPKGQGLQALIQAYLSDEHLNGVERGCAVSALGSEMHRQAPEVRHVATQHIQQLIDIVAKQIPEGGDRSAHDEAMVRISAMVGTVVLARAVDDPALSKSLREAAFKYFSPVDD, from the coding sequence ATGATGATCGTCATGCAGAAGGAAAAATCGACCAAAGCGGCGGCGAAAGCCAAGGCGCCACAGTTGCGTGCGACGCAGGCGCGCAAGGAAGTGACGCACGAGCGCATTGTGGACGTGGCCGCGCGGGCGATACGCCGCAGTGGTTACGACGGCACCGGGGTGGCCGACATCATGAAGGAAGCCGGCCTGACGCACGGCGGTTTCTACGCGCACTTCGCCTCGCGTGAGGCGTTGCTGGCCGAGGCGGCCGACCGCGCCCGCGCCGAGGCGCTGGGATGGACGGCCCAGGTCTTCGAGGCCGCGCCCAAGGGGCAGGGCTTGCAGGCGTTGATTCAGGCGTATCTGTCGGACGAACATTTGAACGGCGTCGAACGTGGCTGCGCGGTGTCCGCGCTGGGCTCGGAGATGCACCGCCAGGCGCCCGAGGTGCGGCACGTGGCCACCCAGCACATCCAGCAGTTGATCGATATCGTGGCAAAACAGATACCGGAGGGCGGCGATCGCAGTGCCCACGACGAGGCGATGGTGAGGATCAGCGCAATGGTCGGTACGGTGGTGCTGGCGCGCGCGGTGGACGATCCGGCGCTATCGAAATCGCTGCGCGAGGCGGCGTTCAAGTATTTTTCACCGGTGGATGACTGA